The genomic interval ACGGCCTCGACCGGCCGCTGCCGCAGCAGTACCTCGCGCACCTCGGCGGGCTGCTGCACGGCGACCTCGGGACGAGCCAGCAGAGTCACCGCCCGGTGCTGGACGACCTCGCCCAGTCCGTGCCGGCCACGCTGGAGCTGGCCGGGGCCGCGATCGTCGTCTCGCTGATCCTCGGCGTCGGGTTCGGGGTGGTCGCGGCGCTGCGCCGCGACCGTTTCGCGGACCACGTGCTCCGGGTGCTGAGCCTGGTCGGCATCTCGGTGCCCACGTTCTGGCTCGCGCTGATGGCGTTCTACGTGTTCTTCTTCCGGCTCCAGATCACTCCGGGCAGCGGCCGCATCGACCCCGGGATGACCCCGCCGCCGCAGGTCACCGGCCTCTACACGGTCGACGCCCTGCTGTCGGGCCGGTGGGAGGTGTTCTCCTCGGCCGTCGGCCACCTGGCCGCTCCGGCGCTCGTGCTGGCCCTTTACACGATCGGCCTGCTGACGCGGTTCACCCGCTCGGCCGTGCTGGAGGTGCTCGGGCAGGACTACGTCCGCGCCGCCCGCGCCAAGGGCCTGCCCGGCCGCGTGGTGCTGTTCCGGTACGTCCTGCGCCCTGCGCTGGTGCCCGTCATCACCGTGGCCGGTCTGGCGTTCGGCAGCCTGCTGTCCGGCACCGTGCTGGTGGAGGCCGTCTTCGCCTGGCCGGGGGTCGGCCAGTACGCCTACAAGAGCGCCACCACCCTCGACCTGCCCGCCGTCATGGGCGTGGGTCTCGTGGTGGGCGTGGTCTACCTCGTCATCAACCTGGTCGTCGACGTGCTGTACGGCGTCGTCGATCCGAGAGTGAGGGTCTCGTGAAGCGCGCCGGCCTGTTCGCGCGCACCCGCGTGAGCCGGCTCCCCCAGGCGTGGCGGCGGCCGCTGGCGGTCGTCGGCGTCGTCGTCGCGCTGGCCTGGATCGTGGTCGCGCTGGCCGCGCCGGTGCTCGCGCCGCACGACCCCCTGGCCCAGGAGCTGCCCCGGCTCGCGCCGCCCGGCCCGGGCCACTGGCTCGGCACCGACCAGCTCGGCCGCGACATCCTCAGCCGGGTCATGTACGGCGCCCGGGTGTCCATCCCGCTCACGCTGCTGCTCGTGGTGCTCTCGGTGCTGATCGGCGGCCTGCTAGGCGCCTGCGCGGGCTATTTCGGCCGGTGGGTGGACGAGACGATCATGCGCCTGGCCGACCTCGTGTTCGCCTTCCCCACC from Microbispora sp. ZYX-F-249 carries:
- a CDS encoding ABC transporter permease produces the protein MRSPLARFLVRRILTALLLAVGITLVTFVLTNLVPGDPVAANLGQRALGDPAIVAQWRADHGLDRPLPQQYLAHLGGLLHGDLGTSQQSHRPVLDDLAQSVPATLELAGAAIVVSLILGVGFGVVAALRRDRFADHVLRVLSLVGISVPTFWLALMAFYVFFFRLQITPGSGRIDPGMTPPPQVTGLYTVDALLSGRWEVFSSAVGHLAAPALVLALYTIGLLTRFTRSAVLEVLGQDYVRAARAKGLPGRVVLFRYVLRPALVPVITVAGLAFGSLLSGTVLVEAVFAWPGVGQYAYKSATTLDLPAVMGVGLVVGVVYLVINLVVDVLYGVVDPRVRVS